One Companilactobacillus heilongjiangensis genomic window, ATATTTGACCATCAAAGCAGCATCGCCGTTAGCATCCTTAATTAACTTAACTTCATTTGAGATTTTAAACGTATACCAATCGGTGTCATAAGTCAGATTGTCGTAAGTGCCAGGATTTTTAATTTGTGGAGCTGTTTGTTTTTGTTCAGGTTGCTTCTCAACCTTTTGAGCAGGCTGATCTTTAGTAACCTTTTTAGGTTCATTCTTTTTAGCTTTTTTGGTGGTCTTTTTCTTGGCGGGTTTCTTAGACGCAACCTTTTCAACTTTGTGAGACGGTTGCGTGGAATTCGTATTGTTGGAACTATTTATCTTCCAAAAAGTAAATAGACCAATTACCAAAATGATGACCAAAATAAGTGGAATGATAAAAGACTTTTTCTTATAAAATGGCGATCTTTTACGACGAAGTGCTTCACGAGTCATGCGAGATCTACTATTGCCGTTTTGCCTTTTCATAATGTTACTCCCCTGCAAATAATTCGTTAAGACCATAATATCATAATTAGTTAGTCGGAATTAATTAACTAAAAAATGCTTAGTTTTTCTTAAAAAAAGAAATTTCAAATTATGTTATTGAACTGACTTTGAAAAAGTGGTATAAATATCTGGTCGAAGTTAATGAGATAGTTATTTTGTGTAGAAGGGGGTCACAATGATGTTGTTTTTTGGTAATCATGGCGATTATGAAGTTACTTGTAATTTCTTTAGCAAAGAAGGCCAAACAATTGCTAAGAAGCGCATTTGTCACAACGTTTCTAAGAAAGAAGCCCGTGACGGTATGAGAGATTATGTTACAAATAGATTCTCTGATATCATTGATGTAGCTCATCCCATTAAAGTTGTTGCTAAGCTAACAGCTAAATAAAAGGATAAAAATATATTGTTGGAAAAGGTGGAACCTGGATAAGGCTCTATTTTTTTTGCTTTTAAGTATGCCACCTACGGGTTCGAG contains:
- a CDS encoding DUF5067 domain-containing protein; amino-acid sequence: MKRQNGNSRSRMTREALRRKRSPFYKKKSFIIPLILVIILVIGLFTFWKINSSNNTNSTQPSHKVEKVASKKPAKKKTTKKAKKNEPKKVTKDQPAQKVEKQPEQKQTAPQIKNPGTYDNLTYDTDWYTFKISNEVKLIKDANGDAALMVKYNYTNKTNNNEVPQQVQNNAIMLKQDGKQLSATTATGDNAAIINSSNNGQVQPGKSFDGALLVKVNSTTSEVTMYFKNIQTNAWLDSTQPLKLD